A genomic window from Anguilla rostrata isolate EN2019 chromosome 14, ASM1855537v3, whole genome shotgun sequence includes:
- the ccdc80l2 gene encoding coiled-coil domain-containing protein 80 yields the protein MSAVRKSSVRKSAVRMSTVRKSSVRKSSKRMSAMRKSGVRKSGMRKSGVRKSGVCSRASGRTTRPSLCATLLLLALCSCSPLPSAARPDRSAPPGGPEPQRRGTRAKAPEPSVPPELEFLAEFAGKHRLWVIAAPSHTDNYLRMMEKQIQDMEPEGLSCRLAERDTLIVTIVQNAMMEGKIRRPSFQGEPREDTIDSDMVTKLLHYLDLEEPVFSMLILKKNLLVGERFPYPVRVAAILEVIDQLPARKLEKLTRKGSTGRCKVVKKRVLPRKRGPAKRVAFGSQRRGNFTTVPKPRPTLDKKAVLRSQVQNILSGRSRFVIRKDSAGGRRTQTFAPEDTDSGRKQDAGEEVTGDGRSASQGGGPAKPDRPAEGEGGPDGVNSSGVKGDSGGEKGKPKSKKKGKGKKNGRKKGKGKKSQRDANDRDKKALKTFLEKLEGKRRLMVISAPGENSPAYLQQKTDNQQNHCDLALRKVSMVTILGPENNSTLHLLHYLLDAEPPFDAGPDKQTDPGLIGQIRKEYGIIPKDFSLVLTDYDLRSKKLFQSPISTPLLMDNLDSFPSREPEMKREKSKPAACPTPGAPGEPENSLLRFMSKRRLLIISTPSEDDYSFQQQLQALNGQSCHLGIRHFALLKLVGAGSMASGSVELLPLNGKSQSELEPLTGDMVNGLRGHLKITREYFSMLVVGKDGEVKAWFPSPMWSLVNVYDLVDSMEQRQQEQRLQGTLGIQCPEDSSRNVHGYEDEGEESYLYRRPED from the exons ATGAGCGCCGTGAGGAAGAGTAGCGTGAGGAAGAGTGCCGTGAGGATGAGCACCGTGAGGAAGAGTAGCGTGAGGAAGAGCAGCAAGAGGATGAGCGCCATGAGGAAGAGTGGAGTGAGGAAGAGTGGCATGAGGAAGAGTGGAGTGAGGAAGAGCGGTGTGTGTTCGCGGGCAAGCGGCCGCACCACGCGCCCATCTCTCTGTgccaccctgctcctgctcgccCTGTGCAGCTGCAGCCCGCTTCCGTCCGCGGCTCGGCCCGACCGCTCGGCGCCCCCCGGTGGCCCGGAGCCACAGCGCCGCGGCACCAGGGCCAAGGCCCCCGAGCCCAGCGTCCCGCCGGAGCTGGAGTTCCTGGCGGAGTTCGCGGGAAAACACCGGCTGTGGGTGATCGCGGCGCCGTCGCACACCGACAACTACCTGCGCATGATGGAGAAGCAGATCCAGGACATGGAGCCCGAGGGGCTGAGCTGCCGGCTGGCCGAGCGGGACACCCTCATCGTCACCATCGTCCAGAACGCCATGATGGAGGGCAAGATCCGGCGCCCGTCCTTCCAGGGGGAGCCCCGGGAGGACACCATCGACTCGGACATGGTGACCAAGCTCCTGCACTACCTGGACCTGGAGGAGCCGGTGTTCTCCATGCTCATCCTGAAGAAGAACCTGCTGGTGGGCGAGCGCTTCCCGTACCCCGTCCgcgtggcggccattttggaggtGATCGACCAGCTGCCCGCGCGGAAGCTGGAGAAGCTGACCCGGAAGGGCTCCACGGGGCGCTGCAAGGTCGTCAAAAAGCGGGTGTTGCCGCGGAAACGGGGGCCGGCCAAGAGGGTGGCCTTCGGGTCGCAGAGGCGGGGCAACTTCACCACCGTCCCAAAGCCTCGCCCGACCCTGGACAAGAAGGCCGTCCTGAGGAGCCAGGTGCAGAACATTCTGAGCGGCCGCTCCAGGTTCGTCATCCGCAAGGACTCGGCAGGGGGCAGGAGGACGCAGACCTTCGCCCCCGAGGACACGGACTCCGGCAGGAAGCAGGACGCCGGGGAGGAAGTCACGGGAGACGGGCGCTCTGCGAGCCAAGGGGGCGGGCCCGCCAAGCCGGACCGACCGGCCGAGGGGGAGGGAGGTCCGGACGGAGTCAACTCCAGCGGGGTCAAAGGTGACTCCGGAGGAGAAAAGGGCAAACCCAAGTCCAAAAAGAAAGGGAAGGGCAAAAAGAACGGGAGGAAGAAGGGAAAAGGAAAGAAGTCCCAGCGAGACGCGAACGACAGGGACAAAAAGGCGCTGAAGACCTTTCTGGAGAAACTGGAGGGGAAAAGGAGGCTTATG GTGATCTCCGCGCCAGGTGAAAACAGCCCCGCGTACCTGCAGCAGAAGACCGATAACCAACAGAACCACTGCGACCTCGCCCTGAGGAAGGTCTCCATGGTAACCATCCTGGGCCCAGAAAACAACAGCACACTCCACCTGCTCCACTACCTGCTGG atgcAGAGCCTCCTTTCGATGCGGGTCCAGATAAACAGACCGACCCTGGCCTGATTGGCCAGATCCGGAAGGAATACGGGATTATTCCCAAGGACTTCTCCTTAGTGCTGACTGACTATGACCTGAGGTCAAAG AAGCTTTTCCAGTCACCCATCTCCACCCCTCTGCTGATGGACAACCTGGACTCCTTCCCGTCCAGAGAACCTGAGATgaaaagagagaagagcaaGCCTGCAGCCTGCCCCACACCTGGAGCACCAGGCGAGCCGGAGAACTCTTTACTCAG ATTCATGTCTAAAAGGAGGCTTCTAATCATTTCCACCCCATCTGAAGATGACTACTCcttccagcagcagctgcaggccctGAATGGCCAATCCtgccatttgg GAATACGCCATTTCGCCCTGCTGAAGCTGGTGGGCGCAGGGTCAATGGCTTCAGGCTCAGTGGAACTGCTTCCCCTGAATG GTAAGAGTCAGTCGGAGCTGGAGCCCCTCACTGGTGACATGGTGAACGGTTTGCGGGGACACCTGAAGATCACGCGGGAGTACTTCAGCATGCTGGTGGTGGGGAAGGACGGCGAGGTGAAGGCCTGGTTTCCCTCGCCCATGTGGTCCCTGGTCAACGTCTACGACCTGGTGGACTCCATGGAGCAGCGTCAGCAGGAGCAGCGCCTGCAAGGCACCCTGGGAATCCAGTGCCCCGAGGACAGCAGCCGCAACGTCCACGGCTACGAGGACGAGGGCGAGGAGAGCTACCTGTACCGTAGGCCGGAGGACTGA
- the fyb1b gene encoding FYN-binding protein 1 isoform X1, translating to MNSPANVKAIMARFNTGTGSSEDTPAVEVPGARPKVPVHPTFSSGPPLQAKKHVLESSLSGGVRVGGTPKPNFLKGTASTTSAPEVCEFPRPKPLAGKFGAPQDEGKPAVAKQPAFKPKPPDLSRDSEPKPLIPKVPVQKPSLSGTPEGKSFPKPPLALAKPPPAQAKPPLAQAKPSPAQPKQPPALTKPPLALAKPPPSQTKPPWVKDDAKSEDGGAGAGLNAPKMPLAPKPKSSVIAMRTQVEDGGDPALSPLKASSFRAAKSLFNKDSIDSQGPEKSGPSPLNSHDPPGPKPSFAPRASFVKTQRDQKENANPSAPKRNPLLNKLALGNPPAKPNRPPSVNLEKFRKQAENPANGPGMKKGSPLPPPPPSNHVAPPLPSHASAPSLPSPASAPSLPPRPTAAMIQPDPDENYDDVGVMSSLPPPPPGGHPSQTAEDSESDGEMYEDLEERWSAAESKEQEKKREKEEKKRIEQEKKEQKEREKKEQEARKKFKLSGPIEVIHKLKAKVDCKGSKTDLCLKQGDLIEIVRISDNPEGRWLGRTREGSFGYVKTESVEINFDALKRQGASLPVPGKEDLEVYDDVGAQDDIISVKGPGVVLPPPPDEAGEIYDDLEDLDLNVSDTATELRSPPKLQGFLKMFKSLDDWRKSPTSNNEVPPPPQFTPAGSAEKPEALIEEEIYDDVDSQTCAAPAAPAAPAAIASLGSLLQKHSKAKTEEKDPKKQKKFEKEEKEFRKKFKFDGEIQVLYQVTIISPLTNKKWGNKDLPLRPGETVDVIVKPADNKLIGRNEEGKFGYVSTSHIVAEDADIYDDIGEDCIYDND from the exons ATG AACAGTCCGGCCAACGTGAAGGCCATCATGGCCCGCTTCAACACTGGGACAGGCTCCTCAGAGGATACCCCTGCCGTGGAGGTCCCGGGGGCGCGCCCCAAAGTGCCTGTGCACCCCACCTTTTCCTCAGGACCCCCGCTACAGGCAAAGAAGCATGTGCTGGAGAGCAGCCTCTCTGGAGGGGTCCGTGTGGGGGGGACCCCCAAACCCAATTTCCTGAAGGGCACTGCCTCCACCACGAGTGCCCCGGAGGTGTGTGAGTTCCCCCGGCCCAAACCCCTGGCAGGTAAATTCGGAGCCCCCCAGGACGAAGGGAAGCCCGCTGTCGCTAAGCAACCGGCTTTCAAACCCAAACCGCCAGACCTGTCGAGGGACTCTGAGCCCAAACCCCTGATCCCCAAAGTGCCTGTGCAGAAGCCCTCTCTGAGCGGCACCCCAGAGGGCAAGTccttccccaaacccccccttgCCCTGGCCAAACCACCCCCCGCCCAGGCAAAACCGCCCCTCGCCCAGGCAAAACCATCCCCCGCCCAGCCCAAACAGCCCCCCGCCCTCACCAAGCCACCCCTCGCCCTAGccaaaccacccccctcccagacCAAACCCCCCTGGGTCAAAGACGATGCCAAAAGCGAGGATGGGGGGGCAGGTGCTGGGCTCAACGCCCCCAAAATGCCCCTGGCTCCCAAACCCAAGAGCTCAGTGATCGCAATGCGCACCCAGGTGGAGGATGGGGGAGACCCGGCCCTCTCCCCGCTGAAAGCCTCCAGCTTCCGGGCGGCGAAGAGTCTCTTCAACAAGGACAGCATCGACAGCCAGGGACCGGAGAAGAGCGGACCCTCGCCCCTCAACTCCCATGATCCTCCAGGGCCCAAACCCTCCTTCGCCCCCAGGGCCAGCTTCGTGAAGACGCAGCGGGACCAGAAGGAGAACGCGAACCCGTCCGCTCCGAAGAGGAACCCGTTGCTCAATAAGCTGGCCCTGGGGAACCCCCCAGCCAAGCCCAACAGGCCCCCCAGCGTCAACCTGGAGAAGTTCAGGAAGCAGGCCGAGAACCCGGCCAACG GTCCCGGGATGAAGAAGGGgagtcctcttcctcctcctccccccagcaaCCACgtggcccctcccctgccctcccacGCCTCGGCCCCCAGCCTGCCCTCCCCCGCCTCGGcccccagcctgcccccccGGCCCACTGCAGCCAT GATCCAGCCGGACCCAGATGAAAACTACGATGACGTTGGGGTGATGAGCAgccttccccccccgccccccggag gccATCCCAGTCAGACTGCCGAG GACAGTGAAAGCGATGGCGAGATGTATGAGGATCTTGAGGAGAGATG GTCGGCAGCTGAGTCAAAAGAACAGGAGAAGAAGCGggaaaaagaggagaagaaaCGGATTGAGCAGgagaagaaagaacaaaaagagagagagaagaaagagcagGAAGCCAGAAAGAAATTTAAG CTGTCTGGACCGATAGAGGTGATCCACAAGCTCAAGGCCAAGGTGGACTGCAAAGGGAGCAAGACTGATCTGTGTCTGAAACAGGGTGATCTCATCGAGATCGTCCGCATTTCGGACAACCCCGAGGGGCGCTGGCTGGGCAGGACAAGGGAGGGCTCCT TTGGCTATGTAAAGACAGAGTCTGTGGAGATCAACTTTGATGCTCTAAAGCGTCAGGgagcatcacttcctgttccaggAAAGGAGGATTTAGAGGTGTATGATGACGTCGGTGCccaggatgacatcatcag tgttaAAGGTCCAGGAG tggttCTCCCACCCCCGCCAGACGAGGCAGGAGAAATCTATGACGACCTGGAGGATCTGGACCTGAATGTGAG TGACACCGCAACGGAACTGCGGTCCCCACCCAAACTGCAAGGCTTTCTTAAGATGTTTAAGAGCTTGGACGACTGGAGAAAAAGCCCAACCAGCAATAATGA aGTCCCCCCGCCTCCACAGTTCACCCCTGCAGGCAGCGCAG AGAAGCCTGAGGCCCTGATTGAGGAGGAGATATACGACGATGTGGATTCCCAAACCTGTGCTGCCCCTGCAGCCCCTGCCGCCCCCGCCGCAATCGCCTCACTAGGCAG TCTTCTGCAGAAGCATTCAAAGGCCAAAACAGAGGAGAAGGACCCGAAGAAGCAAAAGAAGTttgagaaggaggagaaagagtTCAGGAAGAAGTTTAAA TTTGATGGTGAGATCCAGGTGCTCTACCAAGTGACCATCATTTCCCCGCTAACCAATAAGAAGTGGGGAAACAAAGACCTGCCCCTGAGGCCGGGGGAGACCGTGGATGTCATCGTGAAGCCCGCAGATAACAAGCTGATTGGCCGAAACGAAGAGGGGAAGT TTGGTTATGTTTCTACAAGCCACATTGTAGCTGA GGACGCTGATATTTATGATGACATTGGTGAAG attGCATCTATGATAACGACTAA
- the fyb1b gene encoding FYN-binding protein 1 isoform X3 has product MNSPANVKAIMARFNTGTGSSEDTPAVEVPGARPKVPVHPTFSSGPPLQAKKHVLESSLSGGVRVGGTPKPNFLKGTASTTSAPEVCEFPRPKPLAGKFGAPQDEGKPAVAKQPAFKPKPPDLSRDSEPKPLIPKVPVQKPSLSGTPEGKSFPKPPLALAKPPPAQAKPPLAQAKPSPAQPKQPPALTKPPLALAKPPPSQTKPPWVKDDAKSEDGGAGAGLNAPKMPLAPKPKSSVIAMRTQVEDGGDPALSPLKASSFRAAKSLFNKDSIDSQGPEKSGPSPLNSHDPPGPKPSFAPRASFVKTQRDQKENANPSAPKRNPLLNKLALGNPPAKPNRPPSVNLEKFRKQAENPANGPGMKKGSPLPPPPPSNHVAPPLPSHASAPSLPSPASAPSLPPRPTAAMIQPDPDENYDDVGVMSSLPPPPPGGHPSQTAEDSESDGEMYEDLEERWSAAESKEQEKKREKEEKKRIEQEKKEQKEREKKEQEARKKFKLSGPIEVIHKLKAKVDCKGSKTDLCLKQGDLIEIVRISDNPEGRWLGRTREGSFGYVKTESVEINFDALKRQGASLPVPGKEDLEVYDDVGAQDDIISVKGPGVVLPPPPDEAGEIYDDLEDLDLNVRVPPPPQFTPAGSAEKPEALIEEEIYDDVDSQTCAAPAAPAAPAAIASLGSLLQKHSKAKTEEKDPKKQKKFEKEEKEFRKKFKFDGEIQVLYQVTIISPLTNKKWGNKDLPLRPGETVDVIVKPADNKLIGRNEEGKFGYVSTSHIVAEDADIYDDIGEDCIYDND; this is encoded by the exons ATG AACAGTCCGGCCAACGTGAAGGCCATCATGGCCCGCTTCAACACTGGGACAGGCTCCTCAGAGGATACCCCTGCCGTGGAGGTCCCGGGGGCGCGCCCCAAAGTGCCTGTGCACCCCACCTTTTCCTCAGGACCCCCGCTACAGGCAAAGAAGCATGTGCTGGAGAGCAGCCTCTCTGGAGGGGTCCGTGTGGGGGGGACCCCCAAACCCAATTTCCTGAAGGGCACTGCCTCCACCACGAGTGCCCCGGAGGTGTGTGAGTTCCCCCGGCCCAAACCCCTGGCAGGTAAATTCGGAGCCCCCCAGGACGAAGGGAAGCCCGCTGTCGCTAAGCAACCGGCTTTCAAACCCAAACCGCCAGACCTGTCGAGGGACTCTGAGCCCAAACCCCTGATCCCCAAAGTGCCTGTGCAGAAGCCCTCTCTGAGCGGCACCCCAGAGGGCAAGTccttccccaaacccccccttgCCCTGGCCAAACCACCCCCCGCCCAGGCAAAACCGCCCCTCGCCCAGGCAAAACCATCCCCCGCCCAGCCCAAACAGCCCCCCGCCCTCACCAAGCCACCCCTCGCCCTAGccaaaccacccccctcccagacCAAACCCCCCTGGGTCAAAGACGATGCCAAAAGCGAGGATGGGGGGGCAGGTGCTGGGCTCAACGCCCCCAAAATGCCCCTGGCTCCCAAACCCAAGAGCTCAGTGATCGCAATGCGCACCCAGGTGGAGGATGGGGGAGACCCGGCCCTCTCCCCGCTGAAAGCCTCCAGCTTCCGGGCGGCGAAGAGTCTCTTCAACAAGGACAGCATCGACAGCCAGGGACCGGAGAAGAGCGGACCCTCGCCCCTCAACTCCCATGATCCTCCAGGGCCCAAACCCTCCTTCGCCCCCAGGGCCAGCTTCGTGAAGACGCAGCGGGACCAGAAGGAGAACGCGAACCCGTCCGCTCCGAAGAGGAACCCGTTGCTCAATAAGCTGGCCCTGGGGAACCCCCCAGCCAAGCCCAACAGGCCCCCCAGCGTCAACCTGGAGAAGTTCAGGAAGCAGGCCGAGAACCCGGCCAACG GTCCCGGGATGAAGAAGGGgagtcctcttcctcctcctccccccagcaaCCACgtggcccctcccctgccctcccacGCCTCGGCCCCCAGCCTGCCCTCCCCCGCCTCGGcccccagcctgcccccccGGCCCACTGCAGCCAT GATCCAGCCGGACCCAGATGAAAACTACGATGACGTTGGGGTGATGAGCAgccttccccccccgccccccggag gccATCCCAGTCAGACTGCCGAG GACAGTGAAAGCGATGGCGAGATGTATGAGGATCTTGAGGAGAGATG GTCGGCAGCTGAGTCAAAAGAACAGGAGAAGAAGCGggaaaaagaggagaagaaaCGGATTGAGCAGgagaagaaagaacaaaaagagagagagaagaaagagcagGAAGCCAGAAAGAAATTTAAG CTGTCTGGACCGATAGAGGTGATCCACAAGCTCAAGGCCAAGGTGGACTGCAAAGGGAGCAAGACTGATCTGTGTCTGAAACAGGGTGATCTCATCGAGATCGTCCGCATTTCGGACAACCCCGAGGGGCGCTGGCTGGGCAGGACAAGGGAGGGCTCCT TTGGCTATGTAAAGACAGAGTCTGTGGAGATCAACTTTGATGCTCTAAAGCGTCAGGgagcatcacttcctgttccaggAAAGGAGGATTTAGAGGTGTATGATGACGTCGGTGCccaggatgacatcatcag tgttaAAGGTCCAGGAG tggttCTCCCACCCCCGCCAGACGAGGCAGGAGAAATCTATGACGACCTGGAGGATCTGGACCTGAATGTGAG aGTCCCCCCGCCTCCACAGTTCACCCCTGCAGGCAGCGCAG AGAAGCCTGAGGCCCTGATTGAGGAGGAGATATACGACGATGTGGATTCCCAAACCTGTGCTGCCCCTGCAGCCCCTGCCGCCCCCGCCGCAATCGCCTCACTAGGCAG TCTTCTGCAGAAGCATTCAAAGGCCAAAACAGAGGAGAAGGACCCGAAGAAGCAAAAGAAGTttgagaaggaggagaaagagtTCAGGAAGAAGTTTAAA TTTGATGGTGAGATCCAGGTGCTCTACCAAGTGACCATCATTTCCCCGCTAACCAATAAGAAGTGGGGAAACAAAGACCTGCCCCTGAGGCCGGGGGAGACCGTGGATGTCATCGTGAAGCCCGCAGATAACAAGCTGATTGGCCGAAACGAAGAGGGGAAGT TTGGTTATGTTTCTACAAGCCACATTGTAGCTGA GGACGCTGATATTTATGATGACATTGGTGAAG attGCATCTATGATAACGACTAA
- the fyb1b gene encoding FYN-binding protein 1 isoform X2, which yields MARFNTGTGSSEDTPAVEVPGARPKVPVHPTFSSGPPLQAKKHVLESSLSGGVRVGGTPKPNFLKGTASTTSAPEVCEFPRPKPLAGKFGAPQDEGKPAVAKQPAFKPKPPDLSRDSEPKPLIPKVPVQKPSLSGTPEGKSFPKPPLALAKPPPAQAKPPLAQAKPSPAQPKQPPALTKPPLALAKPPPSQTKPPWVKDDAKSEDGGAGAGLNAPKMPLAPKPKSSVIAMRTQVEDGGDPALSPLKASSFRAAKSLFNKDSIDSQGPEKSGPSPLNSHDPPGPKPSFAPRASFVKTQRDQKENANPSAPKRNPLLNKLALGNPPAKPNRPPSVNLEKFRKQAENPANGPGMKKGSPLPPPPPSNHVAPPLPSHASAPSLPSPASAPSLPPRPTAAMIQPDPDENYDDVGVMSSLPPPPPGGHPSQTAEDSESDGEMYEDLEERWSAAESKEQEKKREKEEKKRIEQEKKEQKEREKKEQEARKKFKLSGPIEVIHKLKAKVDCKGSKTDLCLKQGDLIEIVRISDNPEGRWLGRTREGSFGYVKTESVEINFDALKRQGASLPVPGKEDLEVYDDVGAQDDIISVKGPGVVLPPPPDEAGEIYDDLEDLDLNVSDTATELRSPPKLQGFLKMFKSLDDWRKSPTSNNEVPPPPQFTPAGSAEKPEALIEEEIYDDVDSQTCAAPAAPAAPAAIASLGSLLQKHSKAKTEEKDPKKQKKFEKEEKEFRKKFKFDGEIQVLYQVTIISPLTNKKWGNKDLPLRPGETVDVIVKPADNKLIGRNEEGKFGYVSTSHIVAEDADIYDDIGEDCIYDND from the exons ATGGCCCGCTTCAACACTGGGACAGGCTCCTCAGAGGATACCCCTGCCGTGGAGGTCCCGGGGGCGCGCCCCAAAGTGCCTGTGCACCCCACCTTTTCCTCAGGACCCCCGCTACAGGCAAAGAAGCATGTGCTGGAGAGCAGCCTCTCTGGAGGGGTCCGTGTGGGGGGGACCCCCAAACCCAATTTCCTGAAGGGCACTGCCTCCACCACGAGTGCCCCGGAGGTGTGTGAGTTCCCCCGGCCCAAACCCCTGGCAGGTAAATTCGGAGCCCCCCAGGACGAAGGGAAGCCCGCTGTCGCTAAGCAACCGGCTTTCAAACCCAAACCGCCAGACCTGTCGAGGGACTCTGAGCCCAAACCCCTGATCCCCAAAGTGCCTGTGCAGAAGCCCTCTCTGAGCGGCACCCCAGAGGGCAAGTccttccccaaacccccccttgCCCTGGCCAAACCACCCCCCGCCCAGGCAAAACCGCCCCTCGCCCAGGCAAAACCATCCCCCGCCCAGCCCAAACAGCCCCCCGCCCTCACCAAGCCACCCCTCGCCCTAGccaaaccacccccctcccagacCAAACCCCCCTGGGTCAAAGACGATGCCAAAAGCGAGGATGGGGGGGCAGGTGCTGGGCTCAACGCCCCCAAAATGCCCCTGGCTCCCAAACCCAAGAGCTCAGTGATCGCAATGCGCACCCAGGTGGAGGATGGGGGAGACCCGGCCCTCTCCCCGCTGAAAGCCTCCAGCTTCCGGGCGGCGAAGAGTCTCTTCAACAAGGACAGCATCGACAGCCAGGGACCGGAGAAGAGCGGACCCTCGCCCCTCAACTCCCATGATCCTCCAGGGCCCAAACCCTCCTTCGCCCCCAGGGCCAGCTTCGTGAAGACGCAGCGGGACCAGAAGGAGAACGCGAACCCGTCCGCTCCGAAGAGGAACCCGTTGCTCAATAAGCTGGCCCTGGGGAACCCCCCAGCCAAGCCCAACAGGCCCCCCAGCGTCAACCTGGAGAAGTTCAGGAAGCAGGCCGAGAACCCGGCCAACG GTCCCGGGATGAAGAAGGGgagtcctcttcctcctcctccccccagcaaCCACgtggcccctcccctgccctcccacGCCTCGGCCCCCAGCCTGCCCTCCCCCGCCTCGGcccccagcctgcccccccGGCCCACTGCAGCCAT GATCCAGCCGGACCCAGATGAAAACTACGATGACGTTGGGGTGATGAGCAgccttccccccccgccccccggag gccATCCCAGTCAGACTGCCGAG GACAGTGAAAGCGATGGCGAGATGTATGAGGATCTTGAGGAGAGATG GTCGGCAGCTGAGTCAAAAGAACAGGAGAAGAAGCGggaaaaagaggagaagaaaCGGATTGAGCAGgagaagaaagaacaaaaagagagagagaagaaagagcagGAAGCCAGAAAGAAATTTAAG CTGTCTGGACCGATAGAGGTGATCCACAAGCTCAAGGCCAAGGTGGACTGCAAAGGGAGCAAGACTGATCTGTGTCTGAAACAGGGTGATCTCATCGAGATCGTCCGCATTTCGGACAACCCCGAGGGGCGCTGGCTGGGCAGGACAAGGGAGGGCTCCT TTGGCTATGTAAAGACAGAGTCTGTGGAGATCAACTTTGATGCTCTAAAGCGTCAGGgagcatcacttcctgttccaggAAAGGAGGATTTAGAGGTGTATGATGACGTCGGTGCccaggatgacatcatcag tgttaAAGGTCCAGGAG tggttCTCCCACCCCCGCCAGACGAGGCAGGAGAAATCTATGACGACCTGGAGGATCTGGACCTGAATGTGAG TGACACCGCAACGGAACTGCGGTCCCCACCCAAACTGCAAGGCTTTCTTAAGATGTTTAAGAGCTTGGACGACTGGAGAAAAAGCCCAACCAGCAATAATGA aGTCCCCCCGCCTCCACAGTTCACCCCTGCAGGCAGCGCAG AGAAGCCTGAGGCCCTGATTGAGGAGGAGATATACGACGATGTGGATTCCCAAACCTGTGCTGCCCCTGCAGCCCCTGCCGCCCCCGCCGCAATCGCCTCACTAGGCAG TCTTCTGCAGAAGCATTCAAAGGCCAAAACAGAGGAGAAGGACCCGAAGAAGCAAAAGAAGTttgagaaggaggagaaagagtTCAGGAAGAAGTTTAAA TTTGATGGTGAGATCCAGGTGCTCTACCAAGTGACCATCATTTCCCCGCTAACCAATAAGAAGTGGGGAAACAAAGACCTGCCCCTGAGGCCGGGGGAGACCGTGGATGTCATCGTGAAGCCCGCAGATAACAAGCTGATTGGCCGAAACGAAGAGGGGAAGT TTGGTTATGTTTCTACAAGCCACATTGTAGCTGA GGACGCTGATATTTATGATGACATTGGTGAAG attGCATCTATGATAACGACTAA